The following proteins come from a genomic window of Flavobacterium eburneipallidum:
- a CDS encoding sigma-70 family RNA polymerase sigma factor — MRQLKITKQVTNRETASLDKYLQEIGKVDLITADEEVELAQKIKAGDQRALEKLTKANLRFVVSVAKQYQNQGLTLPDLINEGNLGLIKAAQRFDETRGFKFISYAVWWIRQSILQALAEQSRIVRLPLNKIGSINKINKMYALLEQSNERPPTAEEIAKELDMTVNDVRESMKNSGRHLSMDAPLVEGEDSNLYDVLRSGESPNPDRELIQESLRTEIERSLETLTPREADVVRLYFGLGDQHPMTLEEIGETFDLTRERVRQIKEKAIRRLKHTSRSKILKTYLG; from the coding sequence ATGAGACAACTTAAAATCACCAAGCAGGTAACTAATCGTGAAACTGCATCATTAGACAAGTATTTACAGGAAATTGGAAAGGTGGATCTTATCACCGCAGATGAAGAGGTAGAATTAGCACAAAAGATTAAAGCTGGTGATCAAAGAGCTTTAGAAAAATTAACAAAAGCCAACCTACGTTTCGTAGTATCTGTGGCAAAACAATACCAAAATCAAGGATTAACACTTCCCGATTTGATTAACGAAGGAAATTTAGGTTTGATAAAAGCCGCACAACGTTTTGATGAAACTCGTGGTTTCAAATTCATTTCGTATGCCGTATGGTGGATTCGTCAATCTATTTTGCAAGCCTTGGCAGAACAATCTCGTATCGTTCGTTTGCCATTGAACAAAATTGGTTCTATCAATAAAATCAACAAAATGTATGCTTTGTTAGAGCAATCTAACGAAAGACCACCAACAGCAGAGGAAATTGCCAAGGAGTTGGATATGACTGTGAATGACGTAAGAGAATCTATGAAAAACTCTGGTCGTCACCTTTCTATGGATGCACCATTGGTTGAGGGAGAAGATTCTAACCTTTACGATGTATTACGTTCTGGTGAATCACCAAATCCAGACAGAGAATTAATTCAAGAGTCATTGCGTACCGAAATTGAGCGTTCATTAGAAACCTTAACTCCAAGAGAAGCAGATGTAGTTCGTTTGTATTTTGGTCTTGGCGATCAACACCCAATGACATTAGAAGAAATAGGCGAAACTTTTGACCTAACTCGTGAGCGTGTACGTCAGATTAAAGAAAAAGCAATCCGCAGATTGAAACACACTTCAAGAAGTAAAATCTTGAAAACTTATCTTGGATAA
- the rpe gene encoding ribulose-phosphate 3-epimerase, giving the protein MSTNTIIAPSVLAADFANLQRDIEMINNSQADWFHIDIMDGVFVPNISFGMPVLEAIKKHAKKTIDVHLMIVNPDQYISTFKKLGADVLTVHLEASNHLHRTLQAIKAEGMKAGVALNPHTNVDLLEDVINDIDMVCIMSVNPGFGGQSFIENTYDKIRKLKALINRKGASTLIEIDGGVTNKNALQLVEAGADVLVAGSYVFGAADPIAIVADLKKLTSF; this is encoded by the coding sequence ATGAGTACAAACACAATTATTGCCCCTTCAGTTCTTGCTGCTGATTTTGCTAATTTGCAACGAGATATTGAAATGATTAACAACAGCCAAGCCGATTGGTTTCATATTGATATTATGGACGGCGTTTTTGTTCCAAATATTTCTTTCGGAATGCCCGTTTTAGAAGCTATTAAAAAACATGCCAAGAAAACAATCGACGTTCATTTGATGATTGTAAATCCTGACCAATACATTTCCACTTTCAAAAAATTAGGAGCGGATGTGCTTACTGTTCATTTGGAAGCTAGCAACCATTTACATAGAACCTTACAAGCGATCAAAGCTGAAGGAATGAAAGCAGGAGTTGCCTTAAATCCGCATACCAATGTAGATTTACTAGAAGATGTTATCAACGACATTGATATGGTTTGTATTATGAGTGTGAATCCGGGTTTTGGCGGACAATCTTTCATTGAAAACACTTACGATAAAATCCGAAAACTAAAAGCTTTAATTAATCGAAAAGGAGCATCCACTTTAATCGAAATTGATGGCGGTGTTACCAATAAAAATGCCTTACAATTAGTAGAAGCAGGTGCTGATGTATTAGTGGCTGGAAGTTATGTTTTTGGTGCAGCTGATCCAATCGCAATAGTTGCCGATTTAAAGAAATTGACTTCTTTTTAA
- a CDS encoding polyribonucleotide nucleotidyltransferase, translated as MIPQLFVEKIDLGDGRSITIETGRLAKQADGSVVVRMGDTMILATAVSARSANPAVDFLPLTVDYREKFAAAGRFPGGFFKREARPSDSEVLTMRLVDRVLRPLFPDDYHAETQVMIQLMSHDEEVMPDALAGLAASAALAVSDIPFYNLISEVRVARIDGKFVINPSREDLAKSDIDMMIGASMDSVAMVEGEMKEISEAEMVEAIKFAHEAIKVQIKAQYRLQEAFGKKETRTYEGEKENEEIYKKVKAAAYDKIYNIAKVGSAKHERSAAFAEVKEEVKALFTDEELAADGDLVSKYFYKTNKEAVRNVVLELGIRLDGRKTTDIRPIWCETDYLPRVHGSSLFTRGETQALATVTLGTSREANQIDSPSEQGEEKFYLHYNFPPFSTGEAKPLRGTSRREVGHGNLAQRALKNMIPADCPYTIRIVSEVLESNGSSSMATVCAGTMALMDAGVQMVKPVSGIAMGLITDGEKFAVLSDILGDEDHLGDMDFKVTGTTDGITACQMDIKIDGLRYDIMEQALEQARAGRLHILGKLTETIAAPRADVKAHSPKIITRTIPGNFIGALIGPGGKVIQELQKATGTTIVINEVDEQGVIEILGTDPAGIEAVLAKIQSITFKPQMGEAYEVKVIKMLDFGAVVEYTAAPGNEVLLHVSELAWERTENVTDVVNMGDVFQVKYLGVDPKTKKEKVSRKALIARPPREEKKE; from the coding sequence ATGATTCCACAATTATTTGTAGAAAAAATCGATTTAGGTGATGGCAGAAGCATCACAATCGAGACAGGTCGTTTAGCCAAACAAGCTGACGGATCTGTAGTAGTAAGAATGGGCGACACGATGATTCTTGCAACAGCAGTTTCAGCTCGTAGCGCTAACCCAGCGGTAGATTTTCTGCCATTAACGGTAGATTACCGCGAAAAATTTGCAGCAGCTGGTCGTTTCCCAGGAGGTTTCTTCAAAAGAGAAGCTCGTCCAAGCGACAGCGAAGTATTAACCATGAGATTAGTGGATCGTGTTTTACGTCCGCTTTTCCCAGACGATTACCATGCTGAAACACAAGTGATGATTCAGTTGATGTCTCATGACGAAGAAGTGATGCCAGACGCATTAGCAGGTTTAGCTGCCTCTGCTGCATTAGCAGTTTCAGATATTCCTTTTTACAATTTGATTTCAGAAGTTCGTGTTGCACGTATCGACGGGAAATTTGTAATCAACCCAAGCAGAGAAGACCTAGCAAAATCTGATATCGACATGATGATTGGTGCTTCTATGGATTCTGTTGCGATGGTTGAAGGAGAAATGAAAGAAATCTCGGAAGCTGAAATGGTAGAAGCCATTAAATTTGCTCACGAAGCTATCAAAGTTCAAATTAAAGCACAATATCGTTTACAAGAGGCTTTTGGTAAAAAAGAAACTCGTACTTACGAAGGCGAAAAAGAAAACGAAGAAATATACAAAAAAGTAAAAGCTGCCGCTTACGATAAAATTTATAATATCGCCAAAGTTGGTTCGGCTAAACACGAAAGAAGTGCTGCGTTTGCAGAAGTAAAAGAGGAAGTAAAAGCTTTATTTACTGATGAAGAATTAGCTGCTGACGGTGATTTAGTTTCAAAATACTTCTACAAAACTAACAAAGAAGCAGTTCGTAACGTAGTATTAGAATTAGGAATTCGTTTAGACGGTAGAAAAACTACAGATATCAGACCAATATGGTGTGAAACTGACTATTTACCAAGAGTTCACGGTTCTTCATTGTTTACTCGTGGAGAAACGCAAGCTTTGGCTACCGTAACTTTAGGAACTTCAAGAGAAGCTAACCAAATAGATTCTCCATCTGAACAAGGTGAAGAGAAATTCTACTTGCACTATAACTTCCCTCCTTTCTCAACTGGTGAAGCAAAACCGTTAAGAGGAACTTCAAGAAGAGAAGTTGGTCACGGTAACTTGGCACAACGTGCTTTGAAAAACATGATTCCTGCTGATTGTCCTTATACTATCCGTATTGTTTCTGAAGTTTTAGAATCGAATGGTTCTTCTTCTATGGCAACAGTTTGTGCTGGAACAATGGCTTTGATGGATGCTGGAGTTCAAATGGTAAAACCAGTTTCTGGAATTGCGATGGGATTGATTACTGACGGCGAAAAATTTGCTGTATTGTCTGATATTTTAGGTGATGAAGATCATTTAGGAGATATGGACTTTAAAGTAACTGGAACAACTGACGGTATTACAGCTTGTCAAATGGACATCAAAATTGATGGATTGCGTTATGACATCATGGAGCAAGCTTTAGAGCAAGCACGTGCTGGACGTTTGCATATTTTAGGAAAATTGACTGAAACGATTGCTGCTCCAAGAGCTGATGTTAAAGCACATTCACCAAAAATCATTACCAGAACTATTCCTGGTAACTTTATTGGTGCTTTGATTGGACCTGGCGGAAAAGTAATTCAAGAATTACAAAAAGCTACTGGAACTACAATCGTTATCAACGAAGTAGATGAGCAAGGAGTTATCGAAATTTTAGGAACTGATCCTGCTGGTATTGAAGCAGTATTGGCTAAAATCCAATCTATTACTTTCAAACCACAAATGGGCGAAGCTTATGAAGTGAAAGTAATCAAAATGCTTGATTTTGGTGCAGTTGTAGAATACACAGCAGCTCCTGGAAATGAAGTATTGCTTCACGTATCTGAACTAGCTTGGGAAAGAACAGAAAATGTTACTGATGTAGTAAATATGGGCGATGTTTTTCAAGTAAAATATTTAGGAGTTGACCCTAAAACTAAAAAAGAAAAAGTGTCAAGAAAAGCCCTTATAGCTAGACCTCCACGTGAGGAGAAAAAAGAGTAA
- a CDS encoding tetratricopeptide repeat-containing sensor histidine kinase: protein MIQKSSLLYFSILFLFPFFLFSQITSNIDIISKRLQKKAIEYQPEANFVKSQYSFLKKDWDSTLIYTTKQLSTNTNREIADYCHFFRARIFYNKGLYKEAKKELLLVSKAFEFSTFTTISLGNTFLELRDFKTAIVYYKTALQSPDIKNQPYSFAKIHEGLGTCYLFLEEYDKAEEYLLTNLHSNKNDQVHLYSAYNTLANLYYVQDKNAKALYYFEKAYLLSKEIKDVDVKERASANLAVFEENRGNFKQALIYRKDAEQWNDSLNNQNKIWAVADFEKKFAVAQKQKQIKVLEVENQLKNTQRNWLFFSAMVLLTLLTAGIYLYAQKVKNAKTILLQKNKLDELNATKDQLFSIVSHDLRSSVNALKTSNSKLSATLETKNYEDLNQLIIQNSGIANGAYSLLDNLLHWAMLQTKQLYFHKESVHLHSIVQQIEYNYKPLLLDKSISFENSVAKNCFIFVDLDSLKIVLRNLLDNAIKFSNENGKISFYTTESNTEFCQLVLEDNGIGMNQNTIDELLQDNELLAKKSNSEIIGTGLGMQLCKQMIKKNGGTINIESQPNKGTKMILLLPKTAQNG from the coding sequence ATGATTCAAAAATCAAGTTTATTATACTTTTCAATTCTATTTTTATTTCCCTTTTTTCTGTTTTCACAAATAACATCTAATATTGATATTATTTCAAAAAGACTTCAAAAAAAAGCAATTGAATATCAACCTGAAGCCAACTTTGTAAAGTCCCAATATTCTTTTTTAAAAAAAGATTGGGACTCTACTCTTATATACACAACAAAACAATTAAGTACTAATACCAATAGAGAAATAGCTGATTATTGCCATTTTTTTAGAGCAAGAATTTTTTATAACAAAGGACTTTACAAAGAAGCTAAAAAAGAATTATTACTAGTTTCTAAAGCATTTGAATTTTCTACATTCACAACAATTAGTTTAGGTAACACATTTTTAGAATTAAGAGACTTTAAAACAGCTATAGTTTATTATAAAACAGCACTCCAATCACCAGATATAAAAAATCAACCTTATAGTTTTGCCAAAATACATGAAGGTTTAGGCACTTGTTATCTGTTTTTAGAAGAATACGATAAAGCGGAAGAATACCTATTGACAAATCTACACAGTAATAAAAATGACCAAGTTCATTTGTATAGTGCATACAATACTCTTGCCAACTTATATTATGTACAAGATAAAAATGCCAAAGCCCTCTACTATTTTGAAAAAGCATATTTACTATCAAAAGAGATAAAAGATGTTGATGTCAAAGAACGAGCTTCTGCGAATCTGGCTGTTTTTGAAGAAAACAGAGGTAACTTCAAGCAAGCATTGATTTATAGAAAAGATGCTGAACAATGGAATGACTCTCTTAACAATCAGAATAAAATATGGGCGGTTGCAGATTTTGAAAAAAAGTTTGCTGTAGCTCAAAAACAAAAACAAATTAAAGTATTGGAAGTAGAAAACCAACTCAAAAATACGCAACGAAATTGGTTGTTTTTCTCGGCGATGGTTTTATTAACCTTACTAACAGCAGGAATTTATCTTTATGCGCAAAAAGTAAAAAATGCTAAAACTATTCTCCTTCAAAAAAACAAACTCGACGAACTCAATGCTACTAAAGATCAATTGTTCTCTATCGTAAGTCATGATTTGCGCTCTTCGGTAAATGCTTTAAAAACTAGTAACTCTAAATTATCTGCAACGCTAGAAACCAAAAATTACGAGGATTTAAACCAACTCATCATTCAAAACAGTGGTATTGCTAACGGAGCTTATAGTTTGCTAGATAATTTATTACACTGGGCGATGTTGCAAACCAAGCAATTGTATTTTCATAAAGAATCGGTGCATTTGCATTCTATCGTGCAACAAATTGAGTATAATTACAAACCTTTGTTACTTGACAAATCCATTAGTTTTGAGAATTCGGTTGCCAAAAATTGCTTTATCTTCGTGGATCTTGATTCGCTAAAAATTGTGCTTCGGAATTTATTAGACAATGCCATCAAATTTTCGAATGAAAATGGAAAAATCAGTTTTTACACCACCGAAAGCAATACTGAATTTTGCCAACTGGTATTAGAAGACAACGGCATCGGAATGAATCAAAATACGATTGACGAATTATTACAAGACAACGAATTATTGGCTAAAAAAAGCAATTCAGAAATTATAGGAACCGGACTCGGAATGCAATTGTGCAAACAAATGATTAAGAAAAATGGCGGTACAATAAACATAGAAAGCCAACCCAACAAAGGCACAAAAATGATACTTTTGTTACCAAAAACAGCACAAAATGGATAA
- a CDS encoding DASH family cryptochrome: MKTALVWFKTDLRLADNETLIKAIAQSEKIIPVYCLDDSHFETTPYGFHKTGSFRAQFLLESLKDLDKNLRALGSGLVVIKGKPEIEIPKLVQHYRAQKVFAKREVAFEEKQTEKRVQEELFKLRCELETFSTSTLYHAEDLPFSIKNIPDVFTSFRKKTEQDAVIRKPFSKPLQIYSPEIPALELPDLKKLGLKKMKKDSRAAITFKGGENEALKRLNHYFYDTKFLSNYKETRNGMIGADYSSKFSAWLAMGCISPRFIYEEIKKYEKQFGANDSTYWLVFELLWRDFFRFMFKKHQTKFFLYEGIKTEKQNSKFLNQKLLSQWINGTTASDFINANMIELKQTGFMSNRGRQNVASYFCNELNMDWRLGAAYFEEQLIDYDVCSNWGNWAYLAGVGNDPRGHRYFNIEKQAADYDKKKEFRKLWLQ; encoded by the coding sequence ATGAAAACAGCATTAGTTTGGTTCAAAACCGATTTACGTCTTGCCGATAACGAAACACTAATTAAAGCCATTGCGCAAAGCGAGAAAATAATTCCTGTCTATTGTTTAGACGATTCTCATTTTGAAACTACCCCTTATGGATTTCATAAAACAGGAAGTTTCAGGGCACAATTTTTATTGGAGTCGTTGAAAGATTTAGATAAGAATTTGAGAGCTTTAGGCTCTGGATTGGTAGTTATAAAAGGCAAACCCGAAATAGAAATTCCCAAGCTAGTACAACACTATCGAGCACAAAAAGTCTTTGCCAAAAGAGAAGTCGCCTTTGAAGAAAAACAAACCGAAAAACGAGTTCAAGAAGAATTATTCAAATTGCGATGCGAATTAGAAACCTTCAGCACCAGCACTTTGTATCACGCAGAAGATTTGCCTTTTTCGATAAAAAACATACCCGATGTGTTTACCAGTTTCAGAAAAAAAACCGAACAAGATGCTGTAATTAGAAAACCTTTTTCCAAACCACTGCAAATTTATTCGCCAGAAATACCTGCATTGGAATTGCCTGACTTAAAAAAGTTGGGTTTAAAAAAAATGAAGAAAGATAGTCGTGCCGCCATTACTTTCAAAGGAGGCGAAAACGAAGCTTTAAAAAGATTGAATCATTATTTTTATGACACCAAATTTTTATCCAATTACAAAGAAACCCGCAACGGAATGATTGGAGCGGATTATTCGTCTAAATTTTCGGCATGGTTGGCTATGGGTTGTATTTCGCCACGTTTTATTTATGAGGAAATCAAAAAATACGAGAAACAATTTGGTGCAAACGATTCTACCTATTGGTTGGTTTTCGAATTATTATGGCGTGATTTCTTTCGATTTATGTTCAAAAAGCATCAAACGAAATTCTTTTTATATGAAGGCATAAAAACCGAAAAACAGAACTCCAAATTTTTGAACCAAAAACTACTTTCGCAATGGATAAACGGCACAACAGCTTCTGATTTTATCAATGCCAACATGATTGAATTAAAGCAAACTGGTTTTATGAGCAATCGAGGACGTCAAAATGTAGCGAGTTATTTTTGCAACGAACTCAATATGGATTGGCGACTGGGAGCGGCTTATTTTGAAGAACAATTAATTGATTATGATGTGTGCAGCAATTGGGGCAACTGGGCTTATTTGGCTGGAGTTGGCAACGATCCTCGTGGACATCGGTATTTCAATATCGAAAAACAAGCTGCGGATTATGACAAAAAAAAGGAATTCAGGAAATTGTGGTTGCAATAG
- a CDS encoding DUF4861 family protein has product MKFIKLFSGLAFLLPLTLLAQSKATVSIQNNLVLDRKEAIVSIKWDAILSRYPQIDTANFVVINSVTKKQIPYQLEHLGQSTIQNLLVQVDVKAKSTLSLSIQKGKPETFVTKTYARYVPERKDDFAWENDKIAFRAYGKALEKEKDNAFGFDVWVKRTDRMILNERYKLADYHVDHGDGLDYYQVGLTLGAGNMAPFINDTIRYSGNYQQWKILDNGPLRTSFQLSYNSWNAGGIKTSATKTIAIDAGSQLNRVENVYTFNDTKPMPVVVGIIKRPENGVISLNEQQKIMGYWEPTLGKNGTTAVGVVLTTPVSKMSVDATQLLAKTTVQSNEPIVYFTGAAWDKAGKITNSKEWFDYLNNFNEQIKNPLVVTVK; this is encoded by the coding sequence ATGAAATTTATCAAATTATTTTCTGGACTTGCCTTCCTATTGCCTTTAACTCTTTTAGCACAGTCAAAAGCTACTGTTAGCATCCAAAACAATTTGGTTTTAGACCGAAAAGAAGCTATCGTTTCTATAAAATGGGATGCTATATTATCGCGTTATCCTCAAATAGACACTGCTAATTTTGTAGTTATTAATTCCGTTACCAAAAAACAAATTCCATATCAATTGGAGCACCTTGGACAATCAACTATTCAAAATTTATTAGTTCAAGTGGATGTCAAAGCCAAATCGACACTTTCACTTTCGATACAAAAAGGAAAACCAGAAACTTTTGTTACCAAAACTTATGCTCGTTATGTGCCCGAACGCAAAGATGACTTTGCTTGGGAAAATGACAAAATTGCCTTTAGAGCTTATGGAAAAGCACTCGAAAAAGAAAAAGACAATGCATTTGGTTTTGATGTTTGGGTAAAACGAACCGACCGAATGATTCTTAACGAACGCTATAAACTAGCCGATTATCACGTTGACCATGGTGATGGATTAGACTATTATCAGGTGGGGCTTACATTAGGTGCTGGCAACATGGCGCCTTTTATAAATGATACCATTCGTTATTCTGGAAATTATCAGCAATGGAAAATTCTAGACAATGGACCTTTGCGCACTAGTTTTCAATTGAGTTATAATAGTTGGAATGCTGGTGGAATAAAAACAAGTGCTACAAAAACGATTGCTATCGATGCTGGTTCACAACTCAATCGTGTCGAAAATGTTTATACTTTCAACGATACCAAACCAATGCCAGTTGTAGTAGGAATAATCAAAAGACCTGAAAACGGAGTCATTTCATTAAACGAACAACAAAAAATTATGGGTTATTGGGAACCTACTCTTGGCAAAAATGGCACAACGGCTGTGGGTGTGGTATTGACAACCCCTGTTAGCAAGATGTCGGTTGATGCCACTCAACTCCTAGCAAAAACTACTGTTCAAAGCAACGAACCTATTGTATATTTCACAGGAGCCGCTTGGGACAAGGCTGGAAAAATCACCAACTCAAAAGAATGGTTTGATTATTTGAATAATTTTAATGAGCAAATAAAAAATCCTTTAGTTGTTACTGTAAAATAA
- a CDS encoding LytR/AlgR family response regulator transcription factor: MDNINILIIEDTPEQSDALIKVLLENNYTVVGVARNFTDALKLFYANTVDIIIIDVFLDGKPDGITFAESINIIPNASKPFVFLTSSQDRQIFERAKLTKPFSFLMKPFNELEILYAIEMAVEKFYEQTNVFLTEEQDTVISNDFLFIKKKNSLKKVALQDILYIEVEERYCNIITEKEKFVILISLTKISALLDATKFIRTHRNTIVNTDKIEEIILADNLIILQGNHKINLSDTYKDFIKKMNILS; this comes from the coding sequence ATGGATAATATCAACATACTAATTATAGAAGACACGCCTGAACAAAGCGATGCGCTAATCAAAGTATTGCTCGAAAACAATTATACCGTTGTGGGCGTTGCCAGAAACTTTACAGATGCGCTGAAACTATTTTATGCCAACACGGTTGATATCATCATAATTGATGTTTTTCTGGATGGAAAACCTGACGGAATAACCTTTGCCGAAAGTATCAATATCATTCCGAATGCCTCCAAACCTTTTGTATTTTTGACCAGTTCGCAAGACCGTCAAATATTCGAAAGAGCCAAATTGACCAAACCGTTCAGCTTTTTGATGAAACCTTTCAATGAATTGGAAATTCTATACGCTATAGAAATGGCGGTCGAAAAATTCTACGAACAAACCAATGTTTTCTTGACCGAAGAACAAGACACCGTTATCAGTAATGATTTTCTGTTTATAAAAAAGAAAAATTCACTCAAAAAAGTAGCTTTACAAGACATTCTTTACATAGAAGTAGAAGAACGTTATTGCAACATCATTACCGAAAAAGAAAAATTTGTTATCTTGATTTCGTTGACCAAAATTAGTGCTTTACTCGATGCAACTAAATTCATTCGAACGCATCGCAACACTATTGTAAACACTGATAAAATTGAAGAAATAATTCTGGCTGACAATTTGATTATTCTACAAGGCAATCACAAAATAAACTTAAGTGACACTTATAAAGACTTTATCAAAAAAATGAATATTTTGTCTTAA
- a CDS encoding toxin-antitoxin system YwqK family antitoxin — protein MKSILFSILFLLVPKLAVSQVSKTNELNLSTTDKFVYLDSISQPTKSDDYVYIRVIKDSKLPLKSYTVQEYYRSGEIRMEGTSTNNTGNSKEGILTYYHKNGNKKSLTNYVKGRENGIDLEWYENGSKKLEGEYIEDEKKWLRYEK, from the coding sequence ATGAAATCAATTTTATTTTCGATTCTATTTCTTTTAGTGCCAAAATTGGCTGTTTCACAAGTTTCAAAAACCAACGAATTAAATCTCTCCACAACTGACAAATTTGTTTATCTGGATTCAATAAGCCAACCAACAAAATCAGACGATTATGTTTACATAAGAGTCATCAAAGATTCTAAATTACCGTTGAAAAGCTATACTGTTCAGGAGTATTACCGTTCTGGCGAAATTCGAATGGAAGGAACTTCAACCAATAACACTGGAAACTCAAAAGAAGGAATATTAACTTACTATCATAAAAACGGTAATAAAAAATCACTAACCAATTATGTTAAAGGTCGTGAGAACGGGATTGATCTTGAATGGTATGAAAATGGTTCCAAGAAATTAGAAGGAGAATACATTGAGGATGAAAAAAAATGGCTCCGATACGAAAAATAA
- the rpsO gene encoding 30S ribosomal protein S15: protein MYLTKEVKEEIFAKHGGKAENTGSAEGQIALFTHRITHLTEHLKKNRHDYNTERSLVLLVGKRRSLLDYLKKKEINRYREIIKVLGIRK from the coding sequence ATGTACTTAACTAAAGAAGTTAAAGAAGAAATCTTCGCTAAACACGGAGGAAAAGCAGAAAACACAGGATCTGCAGAAGGACAAATCGCACTATTCACTCACAGAATTACGCACCTTACAGAACACTTGAAAAAAAATCGTCACGATTACAACACAGAGCGTTCATTGGTACTATTAGTAGGTAAGAGAAGATCGTTGTTGGATTACTTGAAAAAGAAAGAAATCAACAGATATCGTGAGATTATCAAAGTATTGGGTATTAGAAAATAA
- a CDS encoding energy transducer TonB, with the protein MAPIRKINQFWNKNGEQKIVNGNGLFEDKDENEYLKGELKNGFKENLWEGSLKNSQITYKETYKNGKLISGQSVDKNNISYNYTEIETKPEYKSGIMGFYKYVSKNYRLPNMPKGTKGKVYVTFVVDKDGKIAEPKVLKDIGYGTGEEAIRILNNCDDWIPAQQRGQKVRCSYSLPISLQN; encoded by the coding sequence ATGGCTCCGATACGAAAAATAAATCAATTTTGGAACAAAAATGGAGAACAAAAAATTGTGAATGGCAATGGTCTTTTCGAAGACAAAGATGAAAATGAATATTTAAAAGGAGAATTAAAAAATGGTTTTAAAGAAAATCTATGGGAAGGTTCACTTAAAAATTCACAAATTACATATAAAGAAACTTATAAAAACGGAAAATTAATTTCAGGTCAAAGTGTAGACAAAAACAACATATCTTATAATTATACCGAAATTGAGACTAAACCAGAATACAAATCGGGAATTATGGGTTTTTACAAATATGTTTCCAAAAACTACAGATTACCAAATATGCCTAAAGGCACCAAAGGAAAAGTCTATGTTACATTTGTAGTAGACAAAGATGGAAAAATAGCAGAACCAAAAGTATTAAAAGATATAGGTTACGGAACAGGCGAAGAAGCGATAAGAATCTTAAATAATTGTGACGATTGGATTCCTGCTCAACAAAGAGGACAAAAAGTAAGATGCTCCTATTCATTACCTATTAGTCTTCAGAATTAA